Proteins from a genomic interval of Equus quagga isolate Etosha38 chromosome 13, UCLA_HA_Equagga_1.0, whole genome shotgun sequence:
- the FMO1 gene encoding flavin-containing monooxygenase 1 yields MAKRVAIVGAGVCGLASIKCCLEEGLEPTCFERSDDLGGLWRFTEHVEEGRASLYKSVISNSSKEMSCYSDFPFPEDCPSYVPNSRFLEYLKMYANRFNLLKCIQFKTKVCSVTKRPDFAVTGQWEVVTLREGKRESAIFDGVMVCIGFLTNPFLPLDSFPGINTFKGQYFHSRQYKHPDIFKDKKVLVIGMGNSGTDIAVEASHVAEKVFLSTTGGSWVVSRVWDAGYPSDMVMQTRFENMFINCLPTPIVNWLMAKRMNRWFNHTNYGLVPKDRTRLREPVLNDELPGRIITGKVIIKPSVKEVKENSIIFNNTPKEEPIDIIVFATGYTFAFPFLDETVVKVEDGQASLYKYIFPAHLQKSTLAIIGLIDSLGSRIPTGEIQARWAVRVLKGVNKLPPPSVMIEEVNAKKENKHSGFGLRYRKVLQTGYIAYIDELLTYMNAKPNLFSMLLTDPRLALTVFFGPCTPYQFRLTGPGKWEGARNAILTQWDRTIKATKTRTVEEPPSPFASLLKLFSFLALLVAIFLIYCK; encoded by the exons GAACATGTTGAAGAAGGCAGAGCCAGCCTCTACAAGTCTGTGATTTCCAACAGCTCCAAGGAGATGTCTTGTTACTCAGACTTTCCATTCCCAGAAGACTGTCCAAGTTATGTGCCAAATTCTCGATTTCTGGAATATCTCAAGATGTATGCAAACCGGTTCAACCTTCTGAAATGCATTCAATTCAAG ACTAAAGTCTGCAGTGTAACAAAACGCCCAGATTTTGCCGTCACTGGCCAATGGGAGGTAGTCACTCTGCGTGAAGGAAAGCGAGAGTCCGCCATCTTTGATGGTGTGATGGTCTGCATTGGTTTTCTCACTAACCCATTTTTGCCACTAGACTCCTTCCCAG GTATAAATACCTTTAAAGGCCAGTACTTTCATAGCCGACAGTATAAACATCCAGATATATTTAAGGACAAGAAGGTTCTTGTGATTGGAATGGGAAATTCCGGCACTGACATTGCTGTGGAGGCCAGCCACGTGGCAGAGAAG GTGTTCCTCAGCACCACTGGAGGGTCATGGGTGGTCAGCCGAGTCTGGGACGCAGGGTACCCATCCGACATGGTGATGCAGACTCGATTTGAGAACATGTTCATAAATTGTCTCCCAACTCCAATTGTAAATTGGTTGATGGCAAAAAGGATGAACAGATGGTTCAATCATACAAATTATGGCTTGGTTCCAAAAGACAG GACTCGGCTGAGAGAGCCTGTGCTGAATGATGAGCTCCCAGGCCGTATCATCACTGGGAAAGTGATCATCAAGCCAAGTGTAAAGGAGGTGAAGGAAAACTCCATCATATTTAACAACACCCCAAAGGAAGAGCCCATTGATATAATTGTCTTTGCCACTGGATACACCTTTGCTTTCCCCTTCCTTGATGAGACGGTAGTGAAAGTTGAAGATGGCCAGGCGTCACTATACAAGTACATCTTTCCTGCTCATCTGCAAAAATCAACCCTGGCCATTATTGGCCTCATCGACAGCTTAGGCTCCAGAATACCCACGGGAGAAATACAAGCCCGATGGGCTGTTCGTGTCCTGAAAG GTGTGAATAAGTTACCACCACCAAGTGTCATGATAGAGGAAGTTaacgcaaaaaaagaaaacaagcacagTGG GTTTGGCTTACGTTACCGCAAAGTTTTACAAACAGGTTATATCGCCTACATAGATGAGCTTCTGACCTATATGAACGCAAAACCCAACCTGTTCTCTATGCTCCTGACGGATCCACGCCTAGCTTTGACCGTCTTCTTTGGCCCGTGCACACCGTACCAGTTCCGCTTGACTGGCCCAGGGAAATGGGAAGGAGCCAGAAATGCCATCTTGACCCAGTGGGATCGAACAATCAAGGCCACCAAAACTCGAACTGTAGAAGAACCCCCATCTCCCTTTGCAAGTTTACTTAAACTCTTCAGCTTTCTAGCTTTGCTTGTGGCCATTTTCCTGATTTACTGTAAGTAA